Within Winogradskyella helgolandensis, the genomic segment ATACGTGGTCTGCATCTTCAACAATCTTAAATTCACTATTAGGATTCCATTTATGTAACGCTTCAGCTTCGCTAATATTCACAGAAGTATCTTTAGAACCATGAATAATTAAATGTGGAATGGTTAATCGTTTTTCAGCCGATTCAATATGAAGTCGATTTTCATTGTCTTTAAAATTTTCGTAAAACTGATAGTAATGTGGCATTTGCTGTTTCGTTCTACCGTTTACAACATACTTAACTCCATCTTTTTTCCAATTTTTAATTTCATCTTCTGTACCGAATCGATTCCCAAAATCACTGACACTTGCTAAGGTAATTAGTTTTGTAATCCGTGTGTCTTCAGAAGCCTTAAGAATAGTTATGCCACCACCTCGACTGTGACCAATTAAACATATCTTGTTGCTGTTTATATTAGAATTTGATTTAAAATATTTTTGAGCCCAACTAATAACAGCATCTAAATCATCTAATTCTTTAGTGTAGTTATTATTTCCAAAAGCTTCTAAATCTGGAAAATCAATAGGGTTTTCCATGGTGCCACCATTGAGAGAAAAGTTGAATTTTATAACACAAAATCCAGCCTCAGCAATATGCTCTGCCATTACATTCCAAGCTCCCCAATCTTTATAACCTTTATAGCCATGACAAAATATAACGATGGGCTGATTGGTTTTCGATTCATGATAAAACGCATCAATTAAAATCGGTTTTTTTCCGTCTCTTTTTAAAATTATGTCTTTATCAATAGTCATTAGTCGAGTTCTTTTTCAGTAAAATTAAGCTTTGGGTTACAGATTTCTGAAATCAGTTTTTTGAGTTCTATTTCAAAATCATCTAAGGTCTCATTCGTAATTAATTGGTCTTTTGTTCTAGCATGAGACGACGATTTTTTTCCA encodes:
- a CDS encoding alpha/beta hydrolase family protein, encoding MTIDKDIILKRDGKKPILIDAFYHESKTNQPIVIFCHGYKGYKDWGAWNVMAEHIAEAGFCVIKFNFSLNGGTMENPIDFPDLEAFGNNNYTKELDDLDAVISWAQKYFKSNSNINSNKICLIGHSRGGGITILKASEDTRITKLITLASVSDFGNRFGTEDEIKNWKKDGVKYVVNGRTKQQMPHYYQFYENFKDNENRLHIESAEKRLTIPHLIIHGSKDTSVNISEAEALHKWNPNSEFKIVEDADHVFNTKHPWPKNELSEALKFVVESAVEFIK